A genome region from Cognatishimia activa includes the following:
- a CDS encoding L-threonylcarbamoyladenylate synthase, with protein MSDLTKIMLSADETGFARAADLWKSGGLVAFPTETVYGLGADARKDLAVAKIFEAKERPSFNPLIVHVASIAAAQDLVHWNDAADRLAQAFWPGPLTLVLPLKDSAGISPLVTAGKDTLAVRMPAHPVAQALLAAFQGPIAAPSANPSGRISPTEATHVAEGLGTRVNGIMDGGACDVGVESTIVGLFDAPTLLRPGGLPLEAIEAAIGTPLKTLSGQIANDDLTAPGQLASHYAPGAQVRLNATQAHDGEVMLGFGDIAGDLTLSASGDLREAAANLFHHLHRLDKMGAQGIAVAPVPNHGLGLAINDRLSRAAAPREL; from the coding sequence ATGAGTGACCTTACGAAAATCATGCTTTCGGCGGATGAAACCGGGTTTGCGCGGGCTGCGGACCTTTGGAAATCGGGCGGTTTGGTCGCGTTTCCCACCGAAACGGTCTATGGGCTTGGCGCGGATGCGCGCAAAGATTTGGCGGTTGCAAAGATCTTTGAAGCCAAAGAGCGCCCCAGTTTCAATCCTCTGATCGTGCATGTCGCGTCGATCGCTGCCGCGCAGGACCTTGTTCACTGGAACGACGCTGCGGATCGGCTGGCGCAGGCCTTTTGGCCCGGACCTCTGACTTTGGTTTTGCCGTTGAAAGATTCGGCGGGCATTTCGCCACTGGTGACGGCGGGCAAAGACACGCTTGCTGTGCGTATGCCAGCCCATCCGGTCGCGCAGGCTTTGCTGGCGGCCTTCCAGGGCCCAATCGCCGCGCCCTCGGCAAACCCATCAGGACGGATCAGCCCAACCGAGGCCACGCATGTGGCCGAAGGGCTGGGCACGCGCGTTAATGGTATCATGGACGGCGGCGCCTGTGATGTGGGTGTCGAAAGCACAATCGTTGGCCTGTTTGACGCCCCGACTTTATTGCGCCCCGGTGGATTGCCTCTTGAGGCCATAGAGGCCGCGATTGGCACTCCCCTCAAAACGCTTTCAGGCCAAATCGCGAATGATGACCTGACAGCGCCCGGGCAACTGGCCTCTCACTATGCGCCCGGTGCGCAGGTGCGCTTGAACGCAACTCAGGCCCATGACGGAGAAGTCATGTTGGGCTTTGGCGACATCGCCGGAGATCTGACACTCTCGGCCTCGGGCGACTTACGAGAGGCGGCGGCAAATCTTTTTCACCACTTGCATCGTTTGGACAAAATGGGCGCACAAGGGATCGCAGTGGCGCCAGTGCCCAATCATGGGCTTGGCCTTGCCATCAATGATCGCCTGAGCCGAGCGGCAGCCCCACGGGAGCTTTAG
- a CDS encoding YqgE/AlgH family protein has translation MPSMADPRFSRSVVFMCAHSEEGAMGLIVNKFLGFMKLSEILANQDDNQPDDSHRLPVHFGGPVERGRGFVLHSSDYNSEGASLKVTDSFSMTATLDVLEEINRGSGPEFAILSLGYAGWGPGQLEDEIKENSWLIAEPDQHLIFVEEDEHKWDGALKQIGVDPQLLSGTAGRA, from the coding sequence ATGCCGAGCATGGCAGACCCTCGTTTTTCCCGTTCCGTCGTCTTTATGTGTGCACACAGCGAGGAGGGGGCGATGGGTTTGATTGTGAACAAATTCCTTGGATTTATGAAGCTGTCCGAGATTTTGGCTAATCAGGACGATAATCAGCCCGATGATTCCCATCGTTTGCCCGTGCATTTTGGTGGTCCGGTCGAGCGGGGTCGGGGGTTTGTGTTGCACTCCTCCGATTACAATTCTGAAGGGGCGTCCCTTAAGGTGACGGACTCGTTTTCGATGACAGCCACCTTGGATGTTCTAGAAGAAATCAATCGCGGGTCTGGACCAGAATTTGCCATCCTTAGCCTTGGCTACGCCGGATGGGGGCCGGGCCAGCTTGAAGATGAAATCAAAGAAAACAGCTGGCTGATTGCGGAACCGGATCAACATCTGATCTTCGTCGAAGAGGACGAACACAAATGGGACGGTGCGCTAAAGCAGATCGGCGTTGACCCGCAGCTTTTGTCGGGAACAGCCGGAAGGGCCTAA
- a CDS encoding acyl-CoA dehydrogenase has translation MPYRSPVSDYEYIFENVVPLTQVTSTERFSEADADTVSAVLTEAGRMCDEIMAPVQRNGDLTPAYLENGKVRTSPGFGDAYKAIAEGGWVSSSASPEFGGMGLPLSVTHAVNEMMAGACLSLQLNPLMTQGQVEALEAHASDELKATYLPKLVSGEWCGTMNLTEPHAGSDVGALSSKAEPNGDGTYSVTGQKIYISWADNDFTENVVHLVLARLPDGGPGTKGISLFVVPRNIPDENGDPGIANSLKVVSLEHKMGLHGSPTAVMQFDGAKGWLVGQEHDGMKCMFTMMNNARLGVGAQGIGVAEGAYQHALAYALERKQGRSPIEGGTGTILDHADVRRMLTSMKADIFAARSIAADCALSIDMGHATGEAEWKARAAFLTPIAKAFGTDVGIDVANSGVQIHGGMGFIEETGAAQYSRDVRVTAIYEGTNGIQSMDLVARKLMDGGEAAYRLVDDIESFAESIKGSHPELAEPVWQASETLREATEWMVGQGELNERFAGAVPFLRGFARVLGAHYHLKAAVAEATDGPRTKMARFYIKRLLPEHVGLFAHAMAGAADLYALSEEDLAS, from the coding sequence ATGCCGTATCGCTCCCCTGTTTCCGACTATGAATACATCTTTGAGAACGTCGTGCCTTTGACTCAGGTCACGAGCACCGAGAGGTTCTCCGAAGCGGATGCTGATACCGTTTCTGCTGTTCTCACCGAGGCTGGGCGCATGTGTGATGAGATCATGGCACCGGTCCAACGCAATGGCGATCTGACGCCAGCCTATCTGGAAAACGGTAAGGTGCGCACCTCGCCCGGCTTTGGCGACGCGTATAAGGCAATTGCGGAAGGCGGCTGGGTGTCCAGTTCCGCCAGCCCAGAGTTCGGCGGTATGGGCTTGCCTCTGTCGGTCACCCACGCCGTGAACGAGATGATGGCGGGCGCATGTTTGTCCCTGCAGTTGAACCCTCTGATGACCCAAGGCCAGGTCGAAGCTCTTGAGGCGCACGCAAGCGATGAACTGAAGGCGACATACCTGCCGAAACTGGTCTCTGGCGAATGGTGCGGCACCATGAACCTGACAGAGCCGCATGCGGGATCAGACGTGGGTGCTTTGTCCTCTAAAGCGGAACCAAATGGCGACGGAACTTACTCTGTCACAGGTCAAAAGATCTATATCAGCTGGGCGGACAATGATTTCACCGAAAACGTGGTTCACCTTGTTTTGGCGCGATTGCCCGATGGAGGGCCTGGCACAAAAGGCATCAGCCTCTTTGTCGTGCCGCGCAACATCCCTGATGAAAACGGCGACCCCGGCATCGCCAACAGCCTTAAGGTCGTGAGTCTTGAGCACAAAATGGGCCTGCATGGGTCTCCGACCGCTGTAATGCAGTTTGACGGCGCGAAGGGCTGGCTCGTTGGCCAAGAACATGACGGTATGAAATGCATGTTCACCATGATGAACAACGCGCGTTTGGGTGTCGGAGCCCAAGGAATCGGGGTCGCCGAAGGGGCCTATCAGCACGCGCTGGCCTATGCGCTGGAGCGCAAACAGGGTCGCAGCCCGATTGAGGGCGGCACGGGCACTATTCTGGATCATGCGGACGTGCGCCGCATGCTGACCTCTATGAAGGCCGACATCTTTGCCGCGCGTTCCATTGCGGCGGATTGCGCGCTGTCCATCGACATGGGCCACGCAACCGGCGAAGCAGAATGGAAAGCCCGCGCGGCCTTCCTGACGCCGATTGCCAAAGCGTTCGGGACGGATGTTGGAATCGATGTTGCCAATTCTGGCGTGCAGATCCACGGCGGCATGGGCTTTATCGAAGAAACGGGTGCGGCGCAGTACTCGCGAGATGTGCGCGTGACCGCGATCTACGAAGGGACCAACGGCATCCAATCCATGGATCTCGTGGCGCGCAAGCTGATGGATGGCGGCGAAGCGGCCTATCGGTTGGTCGATGATATCGAAAGCTTTGCTGAAAGCATCAAAGGTTCCCACCCAGAGCTGGCGGAACCAGTGTGGCAGGCGTCCGAAACGCTGCGCGAGGCGACTGAATGGATGGTGGGCCAAGGTGAGCTGAACGAACGTTTCGCAGGCGCGGTTCCGTTCCTGCGCGGCTTTGCCCGCGTTCTTGGCGCGCATTATCACTTGAAGGCTGCGGTGGCCGAAGCTACCGATGGTCCTCGTACGAAAATGGCGCGCTTTTATATCAAACGCTTGCTGCCGGAACATGTGGGGCTCTTTGCCCACGCCATGGCGGGCGCAGCGGATCTCTACGCGCTGAGTGAGGAAGACCTGGCTTCATGA
- a CDS encoding protein-disulfide reductase DsbD domain-containing protein, translated as MKTRRFARSASFLTALLSAPIAAQGSDLHLPDITAEIVQGWTRADGSMVGALRISMAGGWKTYWRTPGDGGIPPRMDWSQSRNLKGMSAVWPAPEVFVDNGMTSFGFVDELMLPLIVTPRKNGREVELNGFLQIGVCKEVCIPYSLDVSGSLDPSQTKIVAPIAAAMAEQPYSAKEAQVRKVSCRIAPSDDGLAVSAVIDMPSTGGREFAIIETTNPELWVQEAFVTREGSQLTVTSDVIHVEQAPFFLQRSDMTITVIGTDYAVEIEGCQAG; from the coding sequence ATGAAAACCAGACGTTTTGCGCGTAGCGCCTCATTTTTGACAGCCCTTTTGTCTGCTCCGATTGCGGCGCAAGGCTCGGATTTGCACCTGCCTGACATCACGGCGGAAATCGTGCAGGGCTGGACCCGTGCCGACGGCAGTATGGTCGGCGCATTGCGTATTTCGATGGCAGGCGGTTGGAAGACCTATTGGCGCACGCCGGGCGATGGCGGTATTCCACCTCGCATGGACTGGTCTCAGTCGCGAAACTTGAAGGGCATGTCGGCGGTTTGGCCGGCGCCAGAGGTTTTCGTTGATAACGGTATGACGTCCTTTGGGTTTGTCGACGAACTGATGCTTCCCCTGATTGTCACACCGCGCAAAAATGGTCGTGAAGTCGAGTTGAACGGGTTTTTGCAGATTGGAGTCTGCAAAGAGGTCTGTATACCATATTCGCTGGATGTCAGCGGATCTCTGGACCCATCCCAGACCAAGATCGTCGCACCCATTGCCGCGGCGATGGCTGAACAGCCCTATTCCGCAAAAGAAGCGCAGGTCAGAAAGGTCAGCTGCCGTATTGCTCCGTCAGATGATGGGTTAGCGGTGAGTGCTGTCATCGACATGCCATCCACAGGTGGCCGCGAGTTTGCGATCATTGAAACCACGAATCCCGAGCTTTGGGTGCAAGAGGCTTTTGTCACCCGCGAGGGGTCTCAGCTGACGGTGACCAGCGATGTGATCCATGTCGAGCAAGCGCCGTTCTTTTTGCAGCGCAGTGACATGACGATCACCGTGATCGGCACGGACTATGCGGTCGAGATTGAAGGGTGTCAGGCCGGCTGA